Proteins encoded together in one Microplitis mediator isolate UGA2020A chromosome 7, iyMicMedi2.1, whole genome shotgun sequence window:
- the LOC130670897 gene encoding protein spaetzle-like, producing MDKIIIILLGIFMFDKIINVNSHDDSDHNKESVLLKRISDRVFTKIDDLENVSNIKRNKRDAFDTYLEEYWQIMTGNYGNDSKANGFDKKNPRVIENVKKEDDFLNFTSPCNTTTTFCEEVPDYPTYLVNKIAIEEIPNIKLLQQKEKEEIMIRIGGNDEESLCKSESKLIAPKAALTQDNQWKYIYNDPKFVQTTRVDICRHEKEPCNYINNLYGLQTICKQQYIYRKFVTLTQDGKITSDMFRIPSSCCCSIKINHNNYNNYDY from the exons atggataaaatcatcattattttattgggAATATTTATg tttgataaaataataaacgtgAATTCGCAtgatgatagtgaccataataAAGAGTCGGTGCTGTTGAAAAGAATAAGCGATAGAGTATTCACTAAAATAGATGATTTGGAAAATGTATCAAACATTAAACGAAATAAAAGAGACGCGTTCGATACATATCTGGAGGAATACTGGCAAATTATGACGGGAAATTATGGGAACGACAGCAAAGCCAACggatttgacaaaaaaaatc cgcGAGTAATTGAAAATGTTAAGAAAGAAGatgattttcttaattttacaTCGCCGTGTAATACAACAACGACTTTCTGTGAAGAAGTGCCAGATTATCCGACATATCTCGTTAATAAAATAGCGATCGAGGAGATACCGAATATTAAACTGCTTCAGCAAAAAGAGAAA gagGAAATAATGATAAGAATTGGTGGGAATGATGAAGAAAGTTTGTGTAAATCagag TCGAAATTAATAGCCCCGAAAGCGGCATTAACTCAAGATAATCAGtggaaatatatatacaatgaCCCTAAATTTGTTCAAACAACGCGTGTCGATATATGCAG ACACGAAAAGGAACCTtgcaattatattaataatctaTACGGCTTACAAACTATTTGCAAACAACAATACATCTACCGTAAATTTGTAACACTAACACAGGATGGCAAAATTACATCCGACATGTTTCGTATACCGTCGAGCTGCTGTTgtagtattaaaattaatcataataattataataattatgattattga
- the LOC130670895 gene encoding homeobox protein 2-like, whose amino-acid sequence MVLRILLIIICVFEVNKMINGYPNQIGTIGGNITSHNRDENTLIRVPTAVTDENEDSSGDVGGSDSDKEEDGENNKQNNKFIENSNQRARQLLIQFNDKTKIDNNNNSNNNVANGKNQSRNYPNDLISFFDKKNRKYWNHYDDRPVKHHSDRVVFPEEIIYNIFNQPNNNYNKDVPIIPPECEGKLFCENVPNYPTDIIRKELKLNSHLRLFETKEEPITITQRVGIKESDQNEQDENLCHSKINSYYPQAAKNELGIPKFIAQEADFVQRVDVEVCEEPEKPCKLEKEWNALGYTTYCRQKYIKRQLIAVSSLTLEPDWFLVQSGCCCHLKFKVEQVAS is encoded by the exons atggTGTTgcgtattttattaattattatttgtgtatttgag GTAAATAAAATGATCAATGGCTACCCAAATCAAATAGGAACTATTGGAGGCAACATCACGTCCCACAATAGGGACGAGAATACTCTTATTAGAGTCCCAACGGCTGTGACCGATGAGAATGAAGATTCAAGTGGAGATGTAGGCGGTAGCGATAGTGATAAAGAAGAAGATGGAGAAAATAACAAGcagaataataaattcattgagAACTCGAACCAGAGAGCGCGTCAGCTACTTATtcaatttaatgataaaacgAAAAttgacaacaacaacaacagtaataataatgttgCCAATGGGAAAAATCAATCGCGAAATTATCCGAATGATTTGATaagtttttttgataaaaaaaatcgaaaatattggaaTCATTATGACGACA GGCCAGTTAAACATCACTCCGATAGAGTGGTATTTCCAGaggaaataatatataatatatttaatcaaccaaataataattataataaagacGTACCGATAATTCCACCAGAATGTGAAGGGAAACTGTTTTGTGAAAATGTACCGAATTATCCAACAGATATTATTAGGaaggaattaaaattaaatagtcaCTTACGTTTATTCGAAACCAAAGAAGAA CCGATAACGATAACTCAGCGAGTGGGAATTAAGGAATCAGATCAAAATGAACAAGATGAGAATCTTTGTCATTCAAAA ATAAATTCTTATTATCCACAAGCAGCAAAAAATGAACTGGGTATCCCGAAATTTATTGCTCAAGAAGCGGATTTTGTACAACGAGTTGACGTTGAAGTTTGCGA AGAACCAGAAAAACCATGTAAACTTGAAAAAGAATGGAATGCCTTAGGTTATACTACATACTGtcgacaaaaatatataaaacgtCAACTGATAGCAGTCTCAAGCCTGACTTTAGAACCCGACTGGTTTCTAGTCCAATCAGGTTGTTGCTGTCATCTTAAATTTAAGGTCGAACAAGTAGCATCATAA